A part of Saccharicrinis carchari genomic DNA contains:
- a CDS encoding YceI family protein, whose amino-acid sequence MKKIKFVLAAFLILALSGVNAQSYNLDADNATIKWHGKKVTGEHDGEIQLKEGSFTVKDNRITAGTFIIDMKSITNNDIESDEYRNKLVNHLKSDDFFGVEKHPTAKLNITDSSPFSNNVAKVKGDLTIKGTTHPVEFEVTRNDNTYTTELTVDRSKYDVRYGSKSFFDNLGDKMIYDEFTLKVNIMAL is encoded by the coding sequence ATGAAAAAAATTAAATTCGTACTGGCCGCTTTCTTAATATTGGCCTTATCAGGTGTCAACGCGCAAAGCTATAATTTAGATGCAGATAATGCAACAATAAAATGGCATGGTAAAAAAGTTACCGGCGAACATGATGGTGAAATACAACTAAAAGAAGGTAGTTTTACAGTAAAAGACAACCGAATAACAGCAGGAACTTTTATTATTGACATGAAATCCATCACCAACAACGACATCGAGAGTGATGAATACAGGAATAAGCTGGTAAATCATTTAAAATCGGACGATTTTTTTGGCGTAGAGAAACATCCCACGGCTAAGCTTAACATTACCGATAGCAGCCCGTTTTCCAACAATGTAGCTAAGGTAAAAGGGGATTTAACCATCAAAGGAACTACTCACCCCGTTGAATTTGAAGTAACACGAAATGATAACACTTACACTACCGAGCTAACAGTTGACCGTTCCAAATACGATGTACGCTACGGTTCAAAATCATTTTTCGACAACCTGGGCGATAAAATGATCTACGATGAGTTTACCTTGAAAGTTAACATCATGGCGTTGTAA
- a CDS encoding M23 family metallopeptidase → MAKEKYVFDPDTLMYVRVDTGFKQVIKRLFPYMLAGGVVGLMAFAVLAFGSYTTPKEKLQAQLINKLKVNQKVLNERINEASSTLQHLVALDDSLYRTMLGENALSRSIRQAGTGGTNKYENLERNNTPEGIIKSFKELDKLVAKMNVQENSYEELFKKSMANMDRLQHLPAIIPVANWDLKRIGSGFNPRRFHPILNRWRPHKGIDLVANTGTDIYASADGRVKSVRYSDSFGKMVKIDHGYGLVSLYAHMNSQKVKVGDHVKRGQVIGEVGSTGLSAGPHLHYEIHLHGVEVDPVKYFFKDLSPQEYKAVVAQAQSIDFCME, encoded by the coding sequence ATGGCGAAAGAAAAATATGTATTCGATCCCGATACCTTAATGTATGTTCGGGTTGATACAGGGTTTAAGCAAGTTATAAAAAGATTATTTCCATACATGTTGGCAGGTGGGGTAGTTGGTCTGATGGCCTTTGCGGTTCTGGCTTTTGGATCGTACACAACACCCAAAGAAAAACTGCAGGCTCAACTTATAAATAAATTGAAGGTAAATCAAAAGGTGCTGAATGAAAGAATAAATGAAGCAAGTAGCACCTTACAGCATTTGGTTGCATTAGACGACAGCTTGTACAGAACCATGTTAGGCGAAAATGCGCTGAGCCGTTCCATACGGCAGGCAGGAACCGGTGGTACCAATAAATACGAGAATCTGGAAAGAAACAATACGCCCGAAGGCATTATTAAATCATTTAAAGAGCTGGACAAACTGGTGGCGAAAATGAATGTTCAGGAAAACTCTTACGAAGAACTTTTTAAAAAGAGTATGGCAAATATGGATCGTTTACAACATCTGCCTGCTATCATACCTGTGGCCAACTGGGACTTAAAAAGAATAGGATCAGGATTCAATCCCCGTAGGTTTCATCCTATATTGAACCGATGGAGGCCTCACAAAGGAATTGATTTGGTGGCCAATACAGGTACCGATATATATGCCTCAGCAGACGGTAGGGTAAAAAGTGTGAGATACTCAGATAGCTTTGGAAAAATGGTGAAAATTGATCACGGCTATGGTTTGGTAAGCCTGTATGCCCATATGAATAGTCAAAAGGTTAAAGTGGGCGACCACGTTAAAAGGGGGCAGGTGATTGGCGAGGTAGGAAGTACCGGCCTGTCGGCTGGCCCGCACCTTCATTACGAAATTCACCTGCATGGTGTTGAGGTTGATCCGGTAAAATATTTTTTCAAAGATTTAAGTCCGCAGGAATATAAAGCTGTTGTAGCACAGGCGCAAAGCATCGATTTTTGTATGGAATAA
- a CDS encoding peptide chain release factor 3 — MGFTQEIQRRRTFAIISHPDAGKTTLTEKLLLFGGAIHVAGAVKSNKIKKTATSDFMEIEKQRGISVATSVMGFEYNDHKINILDTPGHQDFAEDTFRTLTAVDSVIIVIDAAKGVENQTRKLMEVCRMRNTPVMVFINKMDRPSKDPFDLLEEVEDELKIQVRPLSWPIGNGPSFQGVYNVFENSLNLFEANKPTVQESLAIDDVKNPELDNIIGEDPAQLLREEIELMEGVYPQFETQKYLKGELAPVFFGSALNNFGVNELLNCFIQIAPTPQPSETTTRTIEPNEDKFTGFVFKIHANMDPNHRNRIAFVKICSGKFERNKNYLHVRQGKNYKFSSPTAFMAEKKSVIDEAYPGDIVGLPDSGNFIIGDTLTEGEKINFKGLPSFSPELFRYIENADPMKTKQLNKGIDQLMDEGVAQLFTSQFNGRKIIGTVGALQFEVIEHRLSHEYNAKCRYEPINLYKACWIRSENTTELADFKLRKAQYMAKDKQGRDVFLADSSYMLQLAQQNFTDIEFHFTSEF; from the coding sequence ATGGGCTTTACACAAGAGATACAACGCCGAAGAACCTTCGCCATAATTAGCCACCCCGATGCCGGAAAAACCACACTGACCGAAAAGCTACTTCTTTTTGGAGGTGCTATACATGTTGCAGGCGCCGTTAAATCAAATAAGATAAAAAAAACGGCTACTTCCGACTTTATGGAAATAGAAAAACAGCGTGGTATTTCGGTGGCAACCTCTGTAATGGGATTTGAATATAATGATCATAAAATAAACATTCTGGATACCCCGGGCCACCAGGATTTTGCCGAAGACACCTTTAGAACCTTAACGGCAGTGGATAGCGTTATTATTGTAATTGATGCCGCCAAAGGGGTAGAGAATCAAACTCGTAAGCTGATGGAAGTGTGCCGTATGCGTAACACGCCGGTAATGGTTTTCATCAATAAAATGGATCGCCCGAGCAAAGACCCCTTCGACCTGCTGGAAGAAGTAGAAGATGAACTGAAGATACAGGTACGCCCATTGAGCTGGCCTATTGGTAACGGACCGTCTTTTCAGGGGGTATATAATGTATTTGAAAATAGCCTGAACCTTTTTGAGGCCAATAAACCCACTGTGCAGGAATCCTTGGCTATCGACGATGTAAAAAATCCGGAGCTGGATAATATAATCGGAGAAGATCCGGCGCAGTTACTTCGGGAAGAAATAGAATTGATGGAGGGGGTATATCCTCAATTTGAGACCCAAAAATATCTAAAAGGTGAGCTTGCTCCGGTTTTCTTTGGGAGTGCTCTTAACAACTTTGGAGTAAACGAACTTTTAAACTGTTTTATACAAATAGCCCCAACACCACAACCATCTGAAACCACCACACGAACAATAGAACCCAATGAAGATAAATTCACCGGCTTTGTATTTAAAATACATGCCAACATGGATCCCAACCATCGTAACCGCATTGCCTTTGTAAAAATTTGTTCGGGTAAGTTTGAGCGCAACAAAAACTACCTGCATGTGCGACAGGGAAAAAATTATAAATTTTCGAGCCCCACCGCATTTATGGCCGAAAAAAAATCGGTTATCGACGAAGCCTATCCCGGCGATATCGTGGGCTTACCAGATTCAGGGAATTTTATCATTGGCGATACCCTTACCGAAGGCGAAAAAATAAACTTTAAAGGTTTGCCCAGCTTTTCGCCTGAGCTGTTCAGATATATTGAAAACGCCGACCCCATGAAAACAAAGCAGCTGAACAAGGGAATAGATCAGCTGATGGATGAAGGTGTGGCACAGCTATTTACCAGTCAGTTTAATGGGCGAAAAATAATTGGGACGGTAGGGGCACTCCAGTTTGAGGTGATTGAGCATCGCTTAAGCCACGAGTACAATGCTAAATGTCGATACGAACCAATAAACCTTTATAAAGCTTGCTGGATACGTTCGGAAAACACAACCGAGTTGGCAGATTTTAAATTACGCAAGGCACAGTATATGGCTAAGGACAAGCAGGGGCGTGATGTATTTTTGGCCGATTCGTCCTATATGCTACAACTTGCCCAACAAAATTTTACGGATATAGAATTCCATTTTACGAGCGAGTTTTAA
- a CDS encoding energy transducer TonB has product MIPRKSTQADLEHKRSMFFQIGLVISLAIVLFMMELNFKTRDVNQSLIDTGFRTEEEMVPITRQELKTPPPPPPKKIMATDIISIVDDDVELDEELELFDSETDQDQEIKLIEIPVNLEEEVEEEAPIFIVVEEMPIFRPQLCATPEEGNRELMKFVSQAIRYPVIAAENGIQGRVYVTFVVSPNGSVTDVQVSRGVDAALDKEAIRVVQELPEFSPGKQRGKPVRVQYSIPINFILQ; this is encoded by the coding sequence ATGATACCACGTAAATCTACACAAGCAGATTTAGAGCATAAACGCTCTATGTTTTTCCAAATTGGTCTTGTTATCAGTTTAGCTATTGTATTATTTATGATGGAACTAAACTTTAAGACCAGGGATGTAAATCAGTCATTAATCGATACGGGCTTTCGTACCGAAGAGGAAATGGTGCCTATTACCCGTCAGGAGCTTAAAACGCCTCCTCCACCTCCCCCTAAAAAGATAATGGCCACCGACATTATCAGCATAGTGGATGATGATGTGGAACTTGACGAAGAATTGGAGTTGTTCGATAGTGAAACAGATCAGGATCAGGAAATTAAATTAATTGAAATTCCTGTAAACCTGGAAGAAGAAGTGGAGGAAGAAGCACCAATTTTTATAGTAGTAGAAGAGATGCCCATATTCCGACCCCAGCTATGCGCTACCCCCGAAGAGGGTAACAGGGAGTTGATGAAGTTTGTTAGTCAGGCCATACGCTATCCGGTTATTGCTGCCGAAAACGGCATCCAAGGACGTGTTTACGTAACTTTTGTAGTATCGCCCAATGGAAGTGTTACCGACGTTCAGGTAAGCAGGGGAGTAGATGCCGCACTCGACAAGGAGGCTATACGGGTAGTACAGGAACTGCCCGAATTTTCTCCCGGCAAACAAAGGGGCAAACCGGTGCGAGTGCAATATTCTATCCCCATAAATTTTATTTTACAATAA
- the rplS gene encoding 50S ribosomal protein L19, which produces MDLLKVAEDAFKTESKEKPSFGAGDTISVSYKIREGNKERIQIFRGVVIQIKGTGSTKMVTVRKMSGNQGVERIFPVESPFIESIEVNRRGKVRRKRIYYLRERTGKKARIKEKRRM; this is translated from the coding sequence ATGGATTTACTTAAAGTTGCCGAAGACGCATTTAAAACTGAATCAAAGGAAAAACCATCTTTTGGGGCAGGAGACACCATCTCTGTATCGTACAAAATTAGAGAGGGAAACAAGGAGCGTATCCAAATTTTCAGAGGTGTAGTTATTCAGATTAAAGGTACCGGTTCCACTAAAATGGTAACCGTACGGAAGATGTCTGGAAACCAAGGGGTGGAGAGGATTTTTCCGGTTGAATCACCTTTTATCGAATCGATTGAGGTTAACCGACGCGGTAAAGTGCGTAGAAAACGTATTTACTATCTACGTGAGCGTACCGGTAAAAAAGCCCGTATCAAAGAAAAAAGAAGAATGTAA
- a CDS encoding tetratricopeptide repeat-containing sensor histidine kinase — translation MKSTFLTLFLIVTFSLAMAQSKGAYVDSLRIELNRKPAGSLSDSVKYDILHAISLHSKDPKEKITYAQLAFEHAKISNNKAWMASACFLEAYGQSLIGDTKGAIELLYQSKELYSAIGSKEGEAVCLGELARLHKRNSDYHSSEKTYNEAIQLLQSLQDTIKISAAYLNLGELYRETKRFNKALYYFHIAESLYQSIPYPYGVAYAKGNAGLAYVGLNKPDSAKSNLNSSIGILKPLNDNYALSSYLDGLAQMYLHHEAYDSAQIMAQKSLDLALQYGLKEQVRDASLRLSDIYSRLNDYKSAYAFHKQYIAYDDSINNEQNIRDIANLRVGYEVSQKQKEIDVQKVQAKRYLTIAVALISVMTLLIVLVIVMLKNNKDRNIANRKLQAQHDELELANATKNRFFSILSHDLRSPLANFYSYAKTVEMLIEDNETETLKEVSSELRSASYNLLSLLDNLLQWGINQMKANRYVPKEVNLKQVVEMELGHLKNISTNKHITVETVIPQDITLFVDEVSISVAIRNLISNAFKFTSSGGTIRINASQQNGQTVFAVADTGIGMSLQQKQKLFDFNQIDSTYGTQNEKGVGLGLQLVHEFIKKSGAAIVVKSSAGHGTTFIITFPAR, via the coding sequence ATGAAATCTACGTTTTTGACGTTATTTTTAATTGTGACATTTTCGCTCGCAATGGCCCAAAGCAAAGGTGCTTATGTCGATAGCTTAAGAATTGAGCTAAATCGTAAGCCAGCCGGGAGTCTCAGCGATTCGGTAAAGTACGATATTTTGCATGCGATTTCTCTCCATTCAAAAGATCCGAAGGAAAAAATTACCTATGCACAGTTGGCATTTGAGCACGCTAAAATAAGTAACAATAAGGCATGGATGGCGTCTGCATGTTTTTTAGAAGCATACGGGCAGAGTTTAATAGGTGATACAAAAGGAGCCATTGAACTTTTATACCAAAGTAAAGAGTTGTATTCGGCTATAGGAAGCAAAGAAGGTGAGGCGGTATGTTTAGGCGAGCTGGCACGTTTGCATAAAAGAAACAGTGATTATCATAGTTCGGAGAAAACCTACAACGAGGCGATTCAACTCCTGCAATCATTACAAGATACTATAAAAATATCGGCGGCCTATCTTAATCTTGGCGAATTATACCGGGAAACAAAACGATTTAACAAAGCCCTGTATTATTTTCATATAGCAGAATCCCTGTATCAGTCCATCCCATATCCTTATGGTGTAGCCTACGCAAAAGGCAATGCCGGTTTGGCTTATGTGGGCTTAAATAAACCCGATAGTGCTAAAAGCAATCTAAATAGTTCAATTGGGATTCTAAAACCCTTGAACGATAATTACGCACTGTCCTCGTACCTTGACGGATTGGCCCAAATGTATCTGCACCATGAAGCCTACGATAGCGCCCAAATAATGGCGCAGAAAAGCTTAGATCTGGCTCTGCAGTATGGCCTAAAAGAACAGGTGCGCGATGCCAGTTTGCGCCTGTCGGATATTTACAGCCGGCTGAACGACTATAAAAGCGCATATGCTTTCCACAAGCAATACATTGCCTACGACGATAGTATTAACAACGAACAAAACATTCGCGATATAGCGAACCTGCGTGTTGGTTATGAAGTGTCGCAAAAACAAAAAGAAATTGATGTTCAGAAGGTTCAAGCCAAACGATATTTAACCATAGCCGTAGCTTTAATTTCGGTAATGACGCTATTGATTGTGTTGGTAATTGTAATGCTAAAAAATAATAAGGATAGAAATATAGCAAACCGGAAATTACAAGCACAGCACGATGAACTGGAATTGGCCAATGCAACCAAAAATAGGTTTTTTTCTATTTTATCGCATGATTTGCGTAGTCCCCTTGCTAATTTTTATAGTTATGCCAAAACAGTTGAAATGCTTATTGAGGATAACGAAACAGAAACACTCAAGGAAGTTAGCAGTGAATTGCGATCCGCATCGTATAACTTGCTTAGTTTATTGGATAACCTGTTGCAATGGGGAATAAACCAAATGAAGGCCAATCGGTATGTGCCCAAAGAAGTTAATTTAAAACAGGTGGTAGAGATGGAATTAGGACACTTGAAAAACATATCTACCAATAAGCATATTACGGTTGAGACAGTTATTCCTCAGGATATCACCTTATTTGTGGATGAGGTAAGCATTAGTGTAGCAATTCGTAATCTCATTAGCAATGCATTTAAGTTTACCTCTTCGGGTGGAACTATTCGTATAAATGCCAGCCAACAGAATGGGCAAACCGTATTTGCTGTTGCTGATACGGGCATAGGGATGAGTTTGCAACAAAAACAAAAGCTTTTTGATTTTAACCAGATAGACAGCACTTACGGTACACAAAACGAAAAAGGTGTGGGGCTGGGCTTGCAATTGGTTCATGAGTTTATAAAAAAGAGCGGAGCTGCCATAGTGGTTAAAAGTAGCGCAGGGCATGGTACTACTTTTATAATTACCTTTCCGGCCAGATAA